Proteins encoded together in one Musa acuminata AAA Group cultivar baxijiao chromosome BXJ3-6, Cavendish_Baxijiao_AAA, whole genome shotgun sequence window:
- the LOC103987285 gene encoding RNA-binding protein Y14A translates to MAAAVGDVEVVDFEPDEDDLMDEEIGAAEVDPSPAPKLRSTIAGSGSSGPRKTKGRGFREESGPDRGSHLAAKDFDSLDSDGGPGPQRSIEGWIVLVTGVHEEAQEDDLHNAFREFGQVKNLHLNLDRRTGFVKGYALIEYENFEEAQAAIASLNGSELLTQTIYVDWAFSKGPIRRRNTRRRSPRAHRSRSPPRRRY, encoded by the exons ATGGCGGCTGCCGTGGGAGATGTGGAAGTGGTGGATTTCGAGCCCGACGAAGACGATCTCATGGATGAGGAGATCGGCGCCGCTGAGGTTGACCCTTCCCCTGCCCCCAAGCTCCGATCCACCATTGCCGGCAGCGGCTCCTCGGGCCCTAGGAAGACCAAAGGCCGGGGCTTCCGCGAGGAGTCTGGGCCCGACCGTGGCAGCCACCTAGCTGCCAAGGATTTCGATTCCCTCGACTCCGATGGGGGTCCTGGTCCCCAGCGAT CTATTGAGGGATGGATTGTGCTAGTAACTGGAGTTCATGAAGAGGCGCAAGAAGATGATCTGCACAATGCCTTTCGTGAATTTGGCCAGGTTAAAAACTTGCATCTGAATCTTGACCGTCGCACTGGATTTGTGAAG GGTTATGCCCTGATTGAATATGAGAACTTTGAGGAAGCACAAGCTGCAATTGCATCACTTAATGGATCTGAACTCCTTACCCAAACAATTTATGTTGATTGGGCATTTAGCAAAGGCCCTATCAGGCGGAGAAACACAAGGAGAAG ATCCCCACGAGCTCATCGTTCAAGGAGCCCGCCCAGGAGAAGATACTGA